From a single Cupriavidus taiwanensis LMG 19424 genomic region:
- a CDS encoding YifB family Mg chelatase-like AAA ATPase, with protein MSLAVLRSRALTGIAAPPVRVETHLANGLPAFTIVGLADTGVRESRERVRAAILNSGYEFPNRRITVNLAPADLPKESGRFDLAIALGILAASGQIPADALDTHEFAAELSLSGELRPVRGALAMAMGLARDNAARASSGEAPRAFLVAAGNGAEAALIEDLAVHAATTLRQACDHLGPLDDARLPRAMPPLLPPAAGRGADMRDVRGQAQARRAMEVAAAGQHSVLLVGPPGTGKSMLAQRLPGLLPPMSLQQALEAAAVMSLTPGGFRPEAWGLRPCRAPHHTASGPAMVGGGGNPRPGEISLAHHGVLFLDELPEFDRRVLEVLREPLESGRITIARANGHADFPACFQFVAAMNPCPCGYLGHPDRPCRCTPDQVRRYQSRISGPMLDRIDLQIEVPAQDQGEMLDGPPGEASAVVRARVLAARERQLARQGKPNNELGGREIEQHCAMDAQAQALLRGAMTRLAWSARSYFRVLKVARTIADLAGADVLNAAHVGEAIQYRRALRMAG; from the coding sequence ATGAGCCTTGCCGTCCTGCGCAGCCGGGCACTGACCGGCATCGCCGCGCCGCCGGTGCGGGTCGAGACCCACCTGGCCAACGGCCTGCCAGCCTTCACCATCGTCGGCCTGGCCGACACCGGCGTGCGCGAAAGTCGCGAGCGCGTGCGCGCCGCCATCCTGAACAGCGGCTACGAGTTTCCCAACCGCCGCATCACCGTCAACCTGGCGCCGGCCGACCTGCCCAAGGAGTCCGGCCGCTTCGACCTGGCCATTGCGCTGGGCATCCTGGCCGCCAGCGGCCAGATCCCGGCCGACGCGCTCGACACGCATGAATTTGCCGCCGAGCTGTCGCTATCCGGCGAATTGCGTCCGGTGCGCGGCGCGCTGGCCATGGCAATGGGGCTGGCGCGCGACAATGCCGCCCGTGCCAGCTCCGGCGAAGCGCCGCGCGCCTTCCTGGTGGCCGCCGGCAACGGCGCCGAGGCCGCGCTGATCGAAGACCTGGCCGTACATGCTGCCACCACGCTGCGCCAGGCCTGCGACCACCTCGGCCCGCTGGACGACGCGCGGCTGCCACGCGCCATGCCGCCCCTGCTGCCTCCCGCCGCCGGGCGCGGCGCCGACATGCGCGACGTGCGCGGTCAGGCGCAGGCGCGCCGCGCCATGGAAGTCGCCGCCGCGGGCCAGCATTCCGTATTGCTGGTGGGCCCGCCGGGCACCGGCAAGTCGATGCTGGCACAACGCCTGCCCGGGCTGCTGCCGCCGATGTCGCTGCAGCAGGCGCTGGAAGCCGCCGCCGTGATGAGCCTGACGCCAGGCGGGTTCCGCCCCGAGGCCTGGGGCCTGCGCCCGTGCCGCGCGCCGCACCACACCGCGTCGGGCCCGGCCATGGTCGGGGGCGGCGGCAACCCGCGCCCCGGCGAGATCTCGCTCGCGCACCACGGCGTGCTGTTCCTGGACGAGTTGCCCGAGTTCGACCGCCGCGTGCTCGAAGTCCTGCGCGAGCCGCTGGAATCGGGCCGCATCACGATCGCCCGCGCCAACGGCCACGCCGACTTCCCCGCCTGCTTCCAGTTCGTCGCGGCGATGAACCCCTGCCCGTGCGGCTACCTCGGCCACCCCGACCGGCCGTGCCGCTGCACCCCAGACCAGGTGCGGCGCTACCAGTCGCGGATCTCCGGCCCCATGCTCGACCGCATCGACCTGCAGATCGAGGTGCCCGCGCAGGACCAGGGCGAAATGCTCGACGGCCCGCCCGGCGAAGCCAGCGCCGTGGTGCGCGCGCGCGTGCTGGCCGCGCGCGAACGGCAACTGGCCCGCCAGGGCAAGCCCAACAATGAACTGGGCGGGCGCGAGATCGAGCAGCACTGCGCCATGGACGCGCAGGCGCAGGCCTTGCTGCGCGGGGCGATGACGCGGCTGGCGTGGTCGGCGCGCTCGTACTTCCGTGTGCTGAAGGTGGCGCGCACAATTGCCGACCTCGCCGGGGCCGACGTGCTGAACGCCGCGCACGTAGGCGAGGCAATCCAGTACCGGCGCGCGCTGCGCATGGC